In one Musa acuminata AAA Group cultivar baxijiao chromosome BXJ2-5, Cavendish_Baxijiao_AAA, whole genome shotgun sequence genomic region, the following are encoded:
- the LOC135611856 gene encoding protein indeterminate-domain 16-like → MSVLSQSRITTYGTMLSSPPPPAPPPPGGSNGSSSKKKRRPAGTPDPDAEVVALSPRTLLESDRYVCEICQQGFQRDQNLQMHRRRHKVPWKLLKRDAAASEVRKRVFVCPETTCLHHDPRHALGDLVGIKKHFRRKHSSHRQWACAKCSKAYAVQSDYKAHLKTCGTRGHSCDCGRVFSRVESFIEHQDTCTAGQARAELQMNQAPACVSRMASNTTPSSWPGLGMPSPAAAVFLARLGHPPSSQPVRRCTENIELQLLPTSNNQHTTRPSSALSSPASEEAEVAKLQLSLGPADDHAPAKDAQAATARLKDEAMEHLKLAMAEKALADEARQQARRQLELAEHEIERAKRIRQQAQLELNRAHAIREHAVKQINSAMLQITCHACKQQFQQAKPAMASEANSFAISYMSSAVTEGDEENDEHNHQHKIPKL, encoded by the exons ATGTCGGTGTTATCTCAGTCAAGGATAACCACATACGGTACAATGTTAAGCTCTCCACCACCACCAGCTCCACCACCTCCCGGTGGCAGCAATGGAAGTAGCAGCAAGAAGAAGCGAAGGCCGGCAGGCACTCCAG ATCCGGACGCGGAGGTGGTGGCGTTGTCGCCGAGGACGCTGCTGGAGTCGGACCGGTACGTGTGCGAGATCTGCCAGCAGGGGTTCCAGCGGGACCAGAACCTGCAGATGCACCGGCGGCGGCACAAGGTGCCGTGGAAACTGCTGAAGCGGGACGCGGCGGCGTCGGAGGTGCGGAAGCGGGTGTTCGTGTGCCCGGAGACGACGTGCCTGCACCACGACCCGCGCCACGCCCTGGGCGACCTGGTCGGGATCAAGAAGCACTTCCGGCGCAAGCACAGCAGCCACCGACAGTGGGCGTGCGCCAAGTGCTCCAAGGCCTACGCGGTACAGTCCGACTACAAGGCCCACCTCAAGACCTGCGGCACCCGCGGCCACTCCTGCGACTGCGGCCGTGTCTTCTCCAG GGTGGAGAGCTTCATCGAGCATCAAGACACATGCACGGCCGGCCAAGCTAGGGCGGAACTCCAGATGAACCAGGCGCCGGCATGCGTGTCTAGGATGGCTTCGAACACGACCCCATCGAGCTGGCCCGGCCTGGGAATGCCGAGTCCCGCGGCCGCCGTCTTCCTCGCCCGGCTGGGTCATCCTCCATCGTCGCAGCCCGTTCGACGCTGCACTGAGAACATTGAGCTCCAGCTCCTACCTACATCCAACAACCAGCATACGACCCGCCCTTCCTCTGCGTTATCTTCTCCTGCATCCGAGGAGGCCGAAGTCGCCAAATTGCAGCTCTCCCTCGGTCCCGCTGACGACCATGCGCCGGCCAAGGACGCACAGGCGGCTACCGCACGGCTCAAAGACGAGGCGATGGAACATCTAAAGCTCGCCATGGCCGAGAAGGCACTTGCCGACGAGGCGAGGCAGCAGGCTCGGCGACAGCTCGAACTAGCCGAGCACGAGATCGAGAGAGCTAAACGGATCAGGCAGCAAGCGCAGCTGGAGCTGAACCGAGCTCACGCCATCAGGGAGCACGCCGTGAAGCAGATCAACTCCGCGATGCTGCAAATCACTTGTCATGCCTGCAAGCAGCAGTTCCAGCAGGCAAAGCCCGCAATGGCCTCCGAGGCGAACTCTTTCGCCATCAGCTACATGTCGTCGGCGGTGACCGAGGGCGACGAGGAGAACGACGAACACAACCATCAACACAAGATCCCGAAATTATAG